The following proteins are co-located in the Rippkaea orientalis PCC 8801 genome:
- the bchI gene encoding magnesium chelatase ATPase subunit I, producing the protein MTATLQAPPKTRRVVFPFTAIVGQEEMKLALLLNVIDPKIGGVMIMGDRGTGKSTTIRALADLLPEIEVVANDPFNSDPYDPDLMSDRVRQQLEDNISLQITTKKVTMVDLPLGATEDRVCGTIDIEKALSEGVKAFEPGLLAKANRGILYVDEVNLLDDHLVDVLLDSAASGWNTVEREGISIRHPARFVLVGSGNPEEGELRPQLLDRFGMHAEIHTVKEPALRVQIVEQRSEFDRDPQKFCDNYQPEQEALQNKLVQAQEILKKATVDYDLRVKISEVCSELDVDGLRGDIVTNRAAKALAAFEGRTEVTVDDIRRTIVLCLRHRLRKDPLETIDSGYKVTKAFNRVFGLEATEN; encoded by the coding sequence ATGACAGCAACCCTACAAGCCCCTCCAAAAACCCGTCGTGTCGTTTTTCCCTTTACGGCTATTGTTGGCCAAGAAGAAATGAAATTGGCCTTGCTGCTCAACGTCATTGACCCTAAAATCGGTGGTGTGATGATTATGGGCGATCGCGGGACGGGAAAATCCACCACTATTCGTGCCTTAGCCGACTTACTGCCTGAAATCGAAGTCGTGGCTAACGATCCCTTCAACTCCGACCCCTATGACCCCGACTTAATGAGCGATCGCGTCCGTCAACAACTCGAAGACAACATCTCCCTACAAATCACCACCAAAAAAGTCACCATGGTCGATCTGCCCCTAGGAGCGACGGAAGATCGCGTCTGTGGTACGATCGATATTGAAAAAGCCCTTTCAGAAGGGGTTAAAGCCTTTGAACCCGGATTACTCGCTAAAGCTAACCGGGGCATCCTCTATGTTGATGAGGTCAACCTATTAGACGATCACCTCGTTGATGTTCTCCTCGACTCGGCTGCTAGTGGATGGAATACGGTAGAACGCGAAGGAATCTCCATTCGCCATCCAGCGCGATTTGTCTTAGTGGGGTCAGGAAACCCCGAAGAAGGGGAATTACGACCCCAATTACTCGATCGCTTTGGAATGCACGCAGAAATTCACACCGTTAAAGAACCGGCCTTGCGAGTGCAAATTGTAGAACAGCGATCGGAGTTTGACCGAGATCCCCAAAAATTCTGCGATAACTATCAACCAGAACAGGAAGCCTTACAAAATAAGTTGGTTCAAGCCCAAGAAATACTCAAAAAAGCGACGGTTGACTATGACTTACGGGTAAAAATTTCGGAAGTCTGCTCAGAATTGGATGTGGACGGACTCCGGGGCGATATCGTTACCAACCGCGCAGCTAAGGCGTTAGCAGCTTTTGAAGGACGAACCGAAGTAACCGTCGATGATATTCGTCGTACCATTGTCCTGTGTTTGCGTCACCGACTCCGCAAAGATCCCCTAGAAACCATTGACTCTGGTTACAAAGTCACTAAGGCGTTTAACCGAGTATTTGGATTAGAGGCGACAGAGAATTGA
- a CDS encoding aldehyde oxygenase (deformylating), whose amino-acid sequence MQELVQRSELDFTNPTYKDAYSRINAIVIEGEQEAHQNYIDMAQLLPEHQEELIRLSKMENRHKKGFEACGNNLSVTPDMQYAQEFFSSLHGNFQKAKAEGKIVTCLLIQSLIIEAFAIAAYNIYIPVADPFARKITEGVVKDEYTHLNFGEVWLQEHFEESKAELEEANKANLPIVWEMLNQVEGDAKVLGMEKEALVEDFMISYGEALSNIGFSTRDIMRMSSHGLVAA is encoded by the coding sequence ATGCAAGAGCTTGTCCAACGCTCAGAGCTTGACTTCACCAACCCCACCTACAAAGATGCTTACAGTCGGATCAACGCGATCGTGATTGAAGGTGAACAGGAAGCCCATCAAAATTATATAGACATGGCTCAACTGTTGCCAGAGCATCAAGAAGAGTTAATTCGTCTGTCTAAAATGGAAAACCGTCATAAAAAAGGCTTTGAAGCCTGTGGTAACAATTTGAGCGTTACCCCTGATATGCAGTATGCCCAAGAATTTTTCTCCTCACTCCATGGGAACTTCCAAAAAGCCAAAGCCGAAGGCAAGATCGTTACTTGTTTGTTGATTCAATCGCTGATTATTGAAGCCTTTGCCATCGCTGCCTACAATATTTATATCCCCGTTGCCGATCCTTTTGCTCGTAAAATTACCGAAGGGGTGGTCAAAGATGAATACACCCATCTCAATTTTGGAGAAGTGTGGCTTCAGGAACACTTTGAAGAATCAAAAGCCGAATTAGAAGAAGCGAACAAAGCCAATTTACCCATTGTTTGGGAAATGCTTAACCAAGTCGAAGGCGATGCTAAAGTCTTAGGCATGGAAAAAGAAGCCCTAGTGGAAGACTTTATGATTAGTTATGGGGAAGCTTTAAGTAATATTGGCTTTAGCACCCGTGACATTATGCGGATGTCTTCCCATGGTTTAGTGGCAGCTTAA
- a CDS encoding transposase: MEKPGACNLLFRCVGCEYLKQNYRVGKKGRQWDTIMAHDPNFSYRRSIRLKDYKYTDSGAYFVTLCTKHKQCIFGEIKEGKIRLYALGAIAKNCWLEIPQHFPNVMLDVFVIMPNHVHGILWINDCQKSGDQVRKLGNIVSGSLSSIVRSYKAAVTKEINLICNQTGTSLVWQRNFYEHIIRDDNALEKIRQYILENPLNWETDPDYSLSREILLDLPF; encoded by the coding sequence ATGGAAAAGCCTGGCGCCTGTAATCTCCTCTTCAGGTGTGTGGGTTGTGAGTATTTGAAGCAAAATTATCGGGTGGGCAAAAAAGGAAGACAATGGGATACAATCATGGCTCATGATCCTAATTTTTCCTATCGTCGCTCTATTCGTCTTAAAGATTATAAATATACTGATAGTGGGGCTTATTTTGTGACCCTTTGTACAAAGCATAAGCAATGTATTTTTGGGGAGATCAAAGAGGGAAAAATCAGACTGTATGCTTTAGGTGCGATCGCTAAAAATTGTTGGTTAGAAATTCCTCAACATTTCCCTAATGTCATGTTAGATGTTTTTGTGATTATGCCTAATCATGTTCATGGTATTTTATGGATTAATGATTGTCAAAAATCAGGTGATCAAGTAAGGAAATTAGGTAATATTGTTTCTGGTTCACTGTCTAGTATTGTTCGTTCTTATAAAGCAGCAGTCACTAAAGAAATTAATTTAATTTGTAATCAAACAGGAACATCTTTGGTGTGGCAACGTAATTTTTATGAGCATATTATTCGTGATGATAATGCTTTAGAAAAAATTCGTCAATATATTCTAGAAAATCCTTTAAATTGGGAAACTGATCCTGATTATTCGTTATCTAGGGAAATCTTGTTAGATTTACCGTTTTAA
- a CDS encoding phosphoribosylanthranilate isomerase, giving the protein MRIKICGITQPDQGQAIAQLGATALGFICVPQSPRYVTPDQIQGVITQLSISVDRIGVFANASLSQIEQVVQQTELTGVQLHGDESPQLCSEIKQRFNHLELIKAFRVKNLEALAQITAYFDRVDTLLLDAYHPQLLGGTGHTLNWDNLAHFNPPLPWFLAGGLTPDNIQEALTRLHPTGIDLSSGVERSPGDKDLTKVAQLLTQLQQFSSKKFP; this is encoded by the coding sequence ATGAGAATTAAAATTTGTGGTATTACTCAACCTGACCAAGGACAAGCGATCGCCCAATTAGGGGCAACAGCTTTGGGGTTTATTTGTGTTCCCCAGTCACCTCGCTATGTCACTCCTGACCAAATTCAAGGAGTGATCACTCAACTTTCTATCTCGGTTGATCGCATTGGGGTCTTTGCTAATGCCAGTTTAAGCCAGATTGAACAGGTCGTGCAACAAACGGAATTAACGGGAGTACAACTCCACGGGGATGAGTCGCCTCAATTGTGTTCTGAGATTAAACAACGGTTTAATCATCTGGAATTAATTAAGGCATTTAGAGTTAAAAATCTTGAGGCTTTAGCCCAGATAACTGCTTATTTTGATCGAGTGGATACCTTGCTTTTAGATGCCTATCATCCCCAATTATTAGGGGGAACAGGACACACTTTAAATTGGGATAATTTAGCACACTTTAATCCGCCGCTTCCTTGGTTTTTGGCAGGAGGATTAACCCCTGATAATATTCAAGAAGCCTTAACCAGATTACATCCTACGGGGATTGATTTGTCGAGTGGGGTTGAGCGATCGCCGGGTGATAAAGATTTAACAAAAGTGGCTCAATTATTAACCCAACTTCAGCAATTTTCCTCAAAAAAATTCCCTTAA
- the cysS gene encoding cysteine--tRNA ligase, translating into MTLTVYNTLTRRKEPLETLETGKIRMYCCGITVYDYCHLGHARTCMVWDVVRRYLQWRGYEVQYIQNFTDIDDKILNRARQEGTTMEAVSDRFIEAYFEDMEHLHVQKADAYPRATHTLNGIKRLVSELEAKGYAYQSNGDVYYSVRHFKDYGKLSGRKLEDLQAGASGRVEVQDPEAAKKKDPFDFAVWKAAKPGEPSWDSPWGQGRPGWHIECSAMVRERLGETIDIHVGGSDLIFPHHENEIAQSEAATGKPLARYWLHNGMVKVEGEKMSKSLGNFITIRDLLDKVDPMAMRLFILQAHYRKPVDFTDEALEAATNGWHTLKEGLLFGYNHGKQLNFTASPPHPLTSSPLTQRFQQAVDDDFNFAGGLAILFEIAKELRKEGNILVHQGQTETSPQVLEEQWRTLVELAGVLGLETDISEVQEAVGNGLSDAEIEELIEQRKIARQNKNYAEGDRLRDELKNQGIILVDQPGGITTWHRS; encoded by the coding sequence ATGACCCTGACTGTATATAATACCCTAACCCGTCGCAAAGAACCCCTAGAAACCCTCGAAACGGGGAAGATTCGGATGTATTGCTGCGGTATTACAGTTTATGACTATTGCCATTTAGGTCACGCGAGAACCTGTATGGTCTGGGATGTGGTACGCCGTTACTTACAATGGCGAGGTTACGAGGTGCAGTATATCCAAAACTTCACCGATATTGACGATAAAATCCTCAACAGGGCACGTCAAGAGGGGACGACGATGGAGGCAGTATCTGATCGCTTTATCGAGGCTTATTTTGAAGATATGGAACATCTCCACGTCCAGAAAGCCGACGCTTACCCCCGCGCTACCCATACCCTCAACGGTATTAAACGTCTCGTCAGTGAATTGGAAGCCAAAGGCTATGCTTATCAGTCTAATGGCGATGTTTATTACTCGGTTCGGCATTTTAAAGACTATGGCAAACTCTCAGGGCGAAAATTAGAAGATTTACAAGCGGGAGCTAGTGGTAGAGTAGAAGTACAAGACCCAGAAGCGGCCAAGAAAAAAGATCCCTTTGATTTTGCTGTCTGGAAGGCAGCCAAACCCGGAGAACCCTCTTGGGACTCCCCTTGGGGGCAAGGTCGTCCCGGATGGCACATTGAATGTTCAGCAATGGTACGAGAACGTCTAGGAGAAACCATTGACATCCATGTGGGAGGAAGTGACCTGATTTTTCCTCACCATGAAAATGAGATTGCCCAGTCAGAAGCAGCAACAGGAAAGCCCTTAGCCCGTTATTGGTTGCACAATGGCATGGTTAAGGTCGAAGGGGAAAAAATGTCGAAATCCTTGGGGAATTTTATCACAATTCGGGATTTATTAGACAAAGTTGACCCGATGGCTATGCGATTATTTATCCTCCAAGCCCATTATCGCAAACCCGTTGATTTTACGGATGAAGCCTTGGAAGCAGCCACAAATGGCTGGCATACCCTCAAAGAAGGTTTATTATTTGGCTATAACCACGGAAAACAGCTAAATTTCACCGCTTCCCCCCCTCACCCCCTCACCTCCTCACCCCTAACCCAACGTTTTCAACAAGCAGTAGACGATGATTTTAACTTTGCTGGTGGGTTAGCCATTTTGTTTGAAATTGCCAAGGAATTACGCAAAGAAGGGAATATTTTAGTCCATCAGGGACAGACAGAAACCTCACCTCAAGTCTTAGAAGAACAGTGGCGAACTTTAGTAGAATTGGCAGGGGTTTTAGGGCTAGAAACTGATATCAGTGAAGTTCAAGAAGCAGTAGGCAATGGATTAAGTGATGCGGAGATTGAAGAGTTAATTGAACAGCGAAAAATAGCCCGTCAAAATAAAAATTATGCCGAGGGCGATCGCCTTCGAGATGAATTAAAAAATCAAGGTATTATTTTAGTTGATCAACCCGGAGGAATAACCACTTGGCATCGAAGTTAA
- the psaK gene encoding photosystem I reaction center subunit PsaK, producing the protein MVSNLVFLTHISSPTTISWNLSVCILMIFANLFAVVVGYFAIQNTGVGPALPLPQLASKKQFGVPELLATMSFGHILGAGLILGLSNAGIL; encoded by the coding sequence ATGGTATCAAATTTGGTCTTTCTGACTCACATTAGCTCCCCTACTACCATCAGTTGGAATCTTTCGGTCTGTATTCTGATGATTTTTGCCAACCTTTTTGCGGTTGTCGTCGGTTATTTTGCCATTCAAAACACGGGGGTAGGTCCAGCTTTACCCTTGCCTCAGTTAGCCTCTAAAAAACAATTTGGAGTGCCTGAACTGTTGGCAACTATGAGTTTTGGTCATATTTTAGGGGCAGGGCTCATTTTAGGGCTTTCTAATGCAGGTATTCTCTAG
- a CDS encoding peptidylprolyl isomerase translates to MRFRGWWKTSTVTLVLLFLSVSLSGYGWNTTPSEPILISVLAEKNAVTDPNAILRNALPIDNQPIRTIQEAIEDISNHLRGKRWPAIIKDVKQAAFVLTLKSNEILDSVPEDRRTQAETILEDIKTGVTQLQEAVDSKDKEQVRLKRQALLSSITEIEELMLTGFPFEVPSEYANLPQLKGRATVEIETTQGNLTVVVDGYSAPVNAGNFVDLVQRGFYDGLGFLDSEDNFALQTGDPPGPDAGFIDPKMGQYRAIPLEVLVRGDQEPIYGQTLEELGIYLPDLALPFNAYGTVALGHPSLEPNGGSSQFFFFKFDNELTPPGFNLMDGNYSVFGYLVDGKEVLKSLTEKDKIISAKVIDGLDNLVQPQ, encoded by the coding sequence ATGAGGTTCCGAGGTTGGTGGAAAACCAGTACCGTTACCCTTGTCCTATTGTTCCTTTCTGTGAGTCTCTCAGGGTACGGGTGGAATACCACTCCCTCAGAACCCATCTTAATTAGCGTTTTAGCCGAAAAAAACGCCGTTACCGATCCTAACGCCATCTTACGCAATGCGTTGCCCATTGATAACCAGCCCATCCGTACTATTCAAGAGGCGATCGAAGATATTTCTAATCATTTGCGCGGTAAGCGTTGGCCAGCCATTATTAAGGATGTTAAACAAGCGGCTTTTGTTTTAACGTTGAAAAGCAACGAAATTCTCGATAGTGTGCCTGAAGATCGCCGAACTCAAGCAGAAACCATCCTAGAAGATATTAAAACCGGGGTTACTCAACTCCAAGAAGCGGTAGATAGCAAAGATAAAGAACAGGTTAGACTCAAGCGACAAGCATTACTCAGTTCCATTACCGAGATAGAAGAGTTGATGCTCACCGGGTTTCCCTTTGAGGTTCCCTCAGAATACGCCAATTTACCTCAACTCAAAGGCCGTGCTACGGTTGAAATAGAAACCACCCAAGGCAATCTTACGGTTGTGGTGGATGGGTATAGTGCTCCCGTCAATGCCGGAAATTTTGTCGATTTAGTGCAACGGGGGTTCTATGATGGATTAGGCTTCCTCGATTCTGAAGATAATTTTGCCCTGCAAACGGGTGATCCCCCTGGCCCTGATGCGGGTTTTATTGACCCTAAAATGGGACAATACCGCGCGATTCCTTTAGAAGTTTTGGTCAGAGGGGATCAAGAACCGATTTATGGACAAACCTTGGAAGAATTGGGAATTTATCTCCCTGATCTTGCTTTACCATTTAATGCCTATGGGACAGTCGCTTTGGGTCATCCCAGTCTTGAACCCAATGGGGGATCGTCTCAATTTTTCTTCTTTAAATTCGACAACGAATTAACACCTCCAGGGTTTAACTTAATGGATGGAAACTATTCGGTTTTTGGCTATTTAGTTGACGGGAAAGAGGTCTTAAAAAGTTTGACAGAAAAGGATAAAATTATTTCAGCTAAGGTGATTGATGGCTTAGATAATTTAGTGCAACCTCAATAA
- the glgB gene encoding 1,4-alpha-glucan branching enzyme, whose product MTTTISPEQVHQIVNNLHHDPFEVLGCHLLDNKSTPTQWVVRAYLPQATAAWVLCPTERQEYEMRSVHHPHFFECIIETPQLNNYQLRLKEGENERFIYDPYAFASPNLTDFDLHLFAEGNHHRIYEKLGAHPDEVEGVKGVYFALWAPNARNVSILGDFNQWDGRLHQMRKRLNNVWELFIPEIGVGTCYKYEVKNWEGHIYQKSDPYGFYQEVRPNFGSIVTDLDTYQWHDADWMQKRRQSQPLNDPISIYEVHLGSWLHASSEEKTSLLNGESDPVIVSEEWNTGARFLSYYELAHKLIPYVKELGYTHLELLPIAEHPFDGSWGYQVTGYYAPTSRYGTPEDFMYFVDQCHQNGLGVIIDWVPAHFPKDAHGLAYFDGTHLYEHADPRKGEHKEWGTLIFNYDRNEVRNFLVANVLFWFDKYHIDGIRVDAVASMLYLDYARKEGEWIPNQYGGRENLEAADFLRQMNTILYSYFPGVLSIAEESTDWPMVSWPTYAGGLGFNFKWNMGWMHDILDYFSMDPWFRQFHQNNVTFSMWYHHNENFMLALSHDEVVHGKSSILGKMPGDEWQKYANVRALFTYMFAHPGKKTMFMGMEFGQWGEWNVWGDLEWNLLQYEPHQQLKQFFTELNALYQSEPAFYERDFEQEGFHWIDCNDTSHSVVSFIRRAKNPNDFIIAVCNFTPQPHSHYRIGVPEAGFYTELFNSDAKKYGGSNLGNLGGKYTDEWTFHNLPYSVDLCLPPLAVLILKLNRTKLNSILTLDIHSSELEDDSLSLKPNS is encoded by the coding sequence ATGACAACAACCATTTCCCCTGAGCAAGTCCATCAAATTGTTAACAACCTCCATCATGATCCCTTTGAAGTGCTAGGTTGTCATCTCCTCGATAACAAGAGTACTCCCACCCAATGGGTAGTACGGGCGTATTTGCCACAAGCTACCGCCGCTTGGGTATTGTGTCCCACCGAACGGCAAGAATACGAGATGCGATCGGTACATCACCCTCATTTTTTTGAATGTATTATTGAAACTCCTCAACTCAATAACTATCAATTACGCCTAAAAGAAGGAGAAAATGAGCGTTTTATTTACGATCCCTATGCTTTTGCCTCTCCTAATCTAACAGACTTTGATTTACACTTGTTTGCCGAAGGGAACCACCACCGCATTTATGAAAAATTGGGGGCACATCCGGACGAAGTAGAAGGGGTCAAAGGGGTTTATTTTGCTTTATGGGCTCCCAATGCGAGAAATGTTTCGATTTTGGGGGATTTTAATCAGTGGGATGGTCGTCTGCATCAGATGCGAAAACGACTGAACAATGTTTGGGAATTATTCATCCCAGAGATTGGTGTGGGAACCTGTTATAAATACGAGGTCAAGAACTGGGAAGGTCATATTTATCAAAAATCCGATCCATACGGGTTTTATCAGGAAGTTCGCCCTAATTTTGGTTCAATTGTCACCGATCTCGACACCTACCAATGGCATGACGCTGACTGGATGCAAAAGCGTCGTCAGAGTCAACCCCTCAATGACCCCATTTCCATTTATGAAGTCCATCTGGGATCTTGGTTACACGCCTCTTCAGAGGAAAAAACCTCGTTACTCAACGGAGAATCTGATCCCGTCATTGTCTCCGAAGAATGGAACACAGGAGCCCGTTTTTTGAGCTATTACGAGTTAGCACACAAGCTCATTCCTTACGTTAAAGAGTTAGGCTATACCCATCTAGAATTACTGCCCATTGCCGAACACCCCTTCGACGGGTCTTGGGGATATCAAGTCACTGGATATTATGCCCCAACTTCGCGTTATGGAACTCCAGAAGATTTCATGTATTTTGTCGATCAGTGCCATCAAAATGGACTGGGGGTGATTATCGACTGGGTTCCTGCCCATTTTCCTAAAGATGCCCACGGATTAGCCTATTTTGATGGGACACACCTCTACGAACACGCTGATCCCCGTAAGGGGGAACATAAGGAATGGGGAACCTTGATTTTTAACTATGACCGCAACGAAGTCCGTAACTTTTTAGTGGCCAATGTTCTGTTTTGGTTCGATAAATATCATATTGATGGCATTCGAGTCGATGCTGTTGCTTCGATGCTCTATCTCGATTATGCTCGCAAAGAGGGAGAATGGATTCCCAATCAATACGGGGGTCGGGAAAACCTAGAGGCGGCTGATTTCCTCCGTCAGATGAACACGATACTGTACAGTTACTTTCCGGGGGTTCTCTCCATTGCTGAAGAATCTACCGATTGGCCGATGGTTTCCTGGCCAACCTATGCCGGGGGGTTAGGGTTCAATTTCAAGTGGAATATGGGCTGGATGCACGATATCCTTGATTATTTCAGCATGGACCCCTGGTTCCGTCAATTTCACCAAAATAACGTCACCTTTAGTATGTGGTATCACCACAATGAGAATTTTATGTTAGCTCTGTCCCATGATGAAGTGGTACACGGGAAGAGTAGTATACTGGGGAAAATGCCAGGGGATGAATGGCAAAAATACGCTAATGTTAGAGCCCTATTTACCTATATGTTCGCTCATCCGGGTAAAAAAACGATGTTTATGGGCATGGAATTTGGCCAGTGGGGTGAATGGAATGTCTGGGGCGATTTAGAATGGAATCTTTTGCAATATGAACCCCATCAACAATTAAAGCAGTTTTTTACTGAATTGAATGCTCTTTATCAGAGTGAACCAGCTTTTTATGAACGAGATTTTGAACAAGAAGGGTTTCACTGGATTGATTGCAACGATACCAGTCATAGTGTAGTCTCGTTTATTCGACGGGCGAAAAATCCCAATGATTTTATCATTGCCGTTTGTAATTTTACCCCTCAACCCCACAGTCACTATCGCATTGGCGTTCCTGAAGCGGGATTTTATACCGAGTTGTTTAATAGCGATGCTAAGAAATATGGGGGGAGTAATTTAGGCAATTTAGGCGGAAAATACACCGATGAGTGGACATTTCATAATCTTCCTTATTCAGTAGATTTGTGTTTACCCCCCTTAGCGGTCTTAATTCTGAAGTTAAATCGTACGAAATTAAACTCAATTTTAACCCTGGATATTCACTCTTCCGAGTTAGAGGATGATTCATTATCCCTAAAGCCGAACTCCTAA